The region ttttctctccccaatatcgatatcagtatcggcccaAAAAAATCCCATATGGGTCGGCCCTAATAATAGTTAcacattatgttttaatttcctAAATGTATTGTAATGTAAGTGACATTTTTCCTCATCCTGAATCATCACATTTTGAAAGAGGAATTGAAAATCTCTGCAATATGAGCTGAGAAGTCCGCAAAGACAGTTCATTAGGCATTCAAAACATCTCTTGTGAAATCTTCAGCTGACGTCACAGACACTATACCAGCATTGTTCTACAGTTTGTGGAGCTCAATAATctccagaaacagacacacatgcacatggaaTTAAACCCAGGCCTTCCCCtggcacagcagcagcacagacaccAGAGCCAGAGTTTACATGTAGCAGCCAAAATAGCTGCCTCATCCCAAATATCTTTGCTAGTTTGTCACCTGATTTGTTTCACTCTAACCTGCTGGTTGACAATAGAACAAACAACAATGCTTAAATAGCCACAGCCAACATCTGCCTGCATCTGTCTGTTGTCCTATAGGCTTGCAGTCATCCCTGTGCTTCTTCCCTGACAGATTCCTCTGCACGGCCAGGCAGGATTAAATCCAGCTGTGCAGTCTAGATACTTGACCACACTGTTGCACGATCACTGCATGTTTACAAAAGGCCCGATTGTTTCTAAAAAATGTGACCTCTCGCCTTAGGAAACACTATCAGGAGCATGACATTTCTAAATTAATCCTTGGTTTGCATAACTCAGCATGCAGAGGACTCGACTGGAATTGGAGGCACCTTTCTTCTACTCTCAGGTGAAttgacaacaaatcaaacacctGAATTGACAGGTAGCAAAAACAAGAGGTGATTAAAGTTTGTCAAACAGACAgggagaaggtgtgtgtgtgtgtgtgagtgcatagtagtagtagtagtagtagtagtagtagtagtagcacACCTGAATGAAACACATGGCTGCATCAGTGCCAAACTATGCAGGCCTTCAGGCTTGGGAGTGAAAATAggaaattcaaaacaaattgtCAGGACTTTTTCACCCTATTACATTATCCAAATAGGTTACGGCAATTTCTCATCACTGTGTCATAACTGACAAATAAAAGAAACTCAATCTTCTTGATGTTAATTTGGACACACTTtacctttaaattattttgccCACATGGGAAAGCATATTACAGGAGGTTTGCATGAACTAAATCACTTACATGATGACAACAGGgtatttaaaatagaaaatctaCCTCAGTCACTCTTGGGCccttttcatatatatatatgtaccaGGGCCCCCAATATGAAGTTCTGGGCCCTTTAGAggttaaacaaaacaagatttgCTGCAAATACTTTTGCAATATTTAAAATAGCCCGAGAGGATCCAGCACAAACCATACCCTCCTGTTTTGGGTTTCAAGCTGCATATTTGTGCCAAAGCTTTAAAACCGTTACAAAATGGTGTCTTTGAGTAGTTTACAGTCTTTGCCTGGGGCCCCTGGACATTAAACGCAACGGAAACCCCAGTTTTACCGTCCTGTGGCCTTCCCCACTGTATCCCCGGCTGGGGGGGCTGAGAGAGGCGCAACACCAGATCAGTCCTCTGCAGAAGGAACCTGGTGGAGTCCCGTTAACCCTAACTAGTCTTAAAGTTAAAGGGGAcgaatacaaaagaaaaaaagagcatgtACTTCTGTATCCATAACTTCAGCATACCCGTGACGGAACTTTTCCCCCTCAAGAAACAAGTCGTGGAAATAAGTTTTATACCACCACTCCCCTCCCCAAAAAAACTAACTCTCAACTTACCATGTGATAGAAGACCTAGCGAGAATAACTTCAGATTGGAGAGTAAAATCCCGTCAAATAGCAACGTTTAAAGTCCGTTCGTCGGTCGAAAGGCTCGTTGTAGACGGAGGAGCGAGGTAAATATGATGAAATGAGCCTCCATTTTCTCCCCAAACTGCAGCCTGGATCAGAAATGCAGCACAAAGTTGGACACTCGCTGCATTGTTAACATTCCACAGGTCACGTGACGGACCGACGCACGTCAGCACCGTTACAAAGATCGTCTATTGAAGGCGAGACTCGCTCAGtggttttctgttctgtttcagcTAGgagtagctgtttttttttgttgttgcagcggCCAGTGGTGTAGTTGTGCTTCACGAAGATGGTGTACtgtactgccctacaaaggcaaaagaccttaagtcgccagagtgtagaactgagaaaaatgactttaaagtctttttgttgtccagccaaatgagttgcaggcagaatattggaaatgtggcaattctttgtctttttaatcaggttattaatgtacataaaaatcttgagcttaaacatgacctttgacccttatttggaaaTTAAAGTACTCTGCCGTTacattgcctgtacaataataaggcgtcatgccaaggcaaaaggcagtaacttccatttgttagctcccttggttgctgatcactatattaaatcagtatatgataataatgataacatatacatgaaatctagtgatcatggcacaattaagtgcttgatgacagatattaaaacaaaggcataacgccttaactccactgcagaaaaacagtaacttcactttgacccgcagcaaaacaaaggcagaagaccttaactcagtttgagcattcctgaatgctgcagttcaaagacaaagaccctgatgagtgaagttactggactctgtcttggtttctcgagggcttttggaagttaaggcaaatacaacctactattttctcaaaagaacagcacaattgactcaagatatttgtccacatgataaagcatatctgtaatgttccaaaaatgacaaaagctAATTTTagaaaaaattgaagttactgccttttgcctttgtagggcagtgtACTATAAATGTTACCCCAAAAGTGGCCGGTCCAGCAGAGGTTAAACGGCCTCTATTAGTATTACTCTCTGATGATAGCGAATTGTATtagaaacagtgacatgtaagactactcttgcatatttagttCACCTAAAACATTATCCTTCTATAGTTGTACATGGACACACAATTTCCGCAGCTTGTCTTAAGGTAGTAGTGATTGTTGTGAAAGATAAGCAGATTTTGTAAGTAGCCACCAGACTAAAGGCTGAGAAACAACTACATAGTTATGCTTTTTGAGTGAACCattcctttttgtgtgtttggggtTACAAAGCATTGCAGTAGAGTACACGCTGGTTGatttttgttgtaaaaagttacataagGCAGTGCTTTTGTGAGACAAgtaatctgttattttttttggaagtgggTATACTCCCATATACCTGCTAATACCCTGGACTACACCACTGACAGCAACCTCTTGAACTGCAGTTAATAAGGTCTCAGTGGGCCTACTAGAGATCAGCAACAAGTGTCCCATGTAATTATATCATGtggataaagaaaataataacataATCCGAAGTGCAAATTGTGAAGAGAAATGTATAGTTTTTCTGTGATTGTGTAGAATTTGAAATAACTCTTATGGCATAAGTCTCTATCTGGAGAGAACATTTATATGTCGCTTCTTGCTTTGCTGTCTGCTGACCATCGGGTAAAGTCTTACTCGTAGTGACTGTAAAAAGTAACAGTGTGAGACGTCTTTCTTTTTCGCTCGTCTCTGACCGCACATATTCTAGGCGGGGCTTCCTCCAATACATTTCTCCCTTTgatacatcaaaaaaaaaaatatcaggacATTACTCAGTCACTCCCCACTGGCCTTGGAATGAGTCTTTACCAATGAGTAAAGCTGTATGAACGCAAAAACGATCACAACCTAAAACAAACCAACGAACGAGCAGACAGCCCATTCAATATGAAACTTATTCATCATTGAGgaggattttaaaaaggaaagaaaaacacgcAATCCCGAGTTAAGCAAGATTCAAAAGGCTGCTGCATTTCCCCAAACTTTAATTTTCTGATCACAggagtagaaaataaatataaactgaccgatcaataaaaaaaaccgtGAGATTGTTAAACGTCTGGAACCCATAAAAGTAACAGCAGTAATTGTTGAcatgagaggaaaaacagattttcttatGGCATCCATCTAAAAGCTCTGtgattatttttaaaggagTAATCGGCAGTAGCTCTGCGacttgggaaccagagggttgtTGGTTCAAATCCCAGTGTGGATCAAATATAGAAGTTGGTCAGGTATATGGAGAGGTGGCAGGTCACATCCCGAgaactgctgaggtgcccttgagcaaggcactgaaccgcCAACATCTCTGGTTCGTTCCCTGCGCACAGCAGTGTGTAGCAGGCCTTATCTGACATCTCTCCttcaatgcatgtccacaggtcatgtttgtgcatgtgtattcgggcctgtgtgtgagaagcatgtctctcaataacagagtgtaaaatcagaatttccccttggagattaataaagtagaaagtagaaagtaaaaaaaagcagtcaatAAATAGTAAACCATCAACCTACAATCATTCCTTTCACAAGAATGTACATTTCTAAAAACGTGTATTTCCAAATTCTCAACTCATAAGACAACGCCCTGTATGCCTTCAGCGGTGTATTTTATTCTTTGAAAAGCAGGCACAGAAGTAAATAAATTAAGTAAGAATCTAGCTGCTCCAAACAACAAGCACTTCAGTTCACCAGATTACAGACAACCATGTGCTGAGTAAATTCAATATCTTTAGAAAGGAAGCATGTCTGAAGGTACAAATGTGTTAAGGATATTATATTTCTAAAgtctcaaacatttcacaacatttttacaGATGAAGTGCTCAAttatttctgctttgtttgGAGGAAACGGGAGGATCAGCAGATGTAGGTATCTGCGAAAGTTTGATTCTGATTTATAATAAGTTCTGACGGTGAATTAAGTCAGttggaagaaaatgttttattacagtTCTATAGCTACTTTGTATGGAAGCCTGGAGCGGGCAAACATCCATACACTGTAATTTATAGTTTCCCCGTGCTACAAGGtgcattttggttgttttcttcagatctcaatttatttatctcattatctcTGGACAACAACACTGATTTTCCCGAGATAATGAGTTAAACACAGTATATTTACTCCGCCGCTAGTGGAGTTCTCAATCAAAACAGTACAAAAGATGACATAGAGGCTGGCAAGGAATCATGCTGATTCTCTCTCCACTCCCCATccccaatgaaaacaaactgagtcGATCGTAGTCAAGAAAAACGGgcaaaaccgacctgaggaagagaatatgtttacagaagagctaatgtatccgagtataatttacatgacgcttttatcacagcagcacacacagcgacagcaacagcagctttcaatagcagctcacgcttcgaTCTGGGATGCAGcttttccatggcaacaataaacatgtcatgtctgtcatggcggctctgtcataataactgttggaaatatttggaAGTATAAGGTAATGgaagtattaaaaaaataataatgttttaacaggtttagtccattttaattAAGATATTTTACTGTGAAAATTCCACGTACTGCACCTTTAATTTCCAGAGACGTCCCTTGAACTGTGAATCTTTTTTTGCTGTGATGTGTTGTTTCACCTTTGGCATGCTGAATGTCCGGTCTGCGCAACAAATTACTTTTTTAGGACCTAATAAAGAAACCTAAATCTTAACCTAACCTAGCCATTACAGGAAGACGGAgttgaataaaatgtatgtatgcACGTCCGGCTTTGTACAAACTAcctacaaaacattttcttccaaCTGAAAACCATCAACTCTGATTAGGGCTTCTGTAAGGTTGCAATAAAAGTAAAGGTGGAAATTAAAACGTAGGCCGAATAAACAATGGCTTTCCAGACCTCCAACTATGTCAAAGGATGAAACCAGTGTCCAGTGAACTCATTTTTCAGAAGGGCTCCAACACTGGCAACATTTAAAGGCATTTTCCAActataaacctttttttagacagacaggtggacgaGGTGTCACACAATCCATAACCatcatggagttaaaaaaaacaacaacagtaccagctaaacaacaacaaaaagaggacATCACAGAGGATTGGTTTGGTAAAAGGAGCCTTGAGGGTTTAAGTTATGAGCACATGAAACATATAACAGAACAGGAAAGATACACAGCCACCCATGGAAAGGAACATCGAGTGGAAAACAGAAGGCACATTCCACTTTGAGCTACCATAGCATGCTTACGCTAACCGCACACCGACTGCTGATCAAGCGACACCTTTTAAAGCCCTTAACTGCACTGAGCTACTTCAGCCTCTAGTCTAGACCCTAACCCTTCCCATCGTGTCAAAATGTTCTCCTCAGTTGACTCCCGTCCCTTAACTGAACCACTTTTGTAACACTTAAACCCCTGAAGGTTATTTTCTATAATTACTTGACATCATTTGGAGTTTATACGCATTAAATGGTAAAAGGATGGATATTAGGAAACATATAGAAGGATGGGAACTTTTCTCGCCGTACACACACGCTAAGTGAATAATCACAAGAGATGCTTTGTTAACATTTGAGCGCAGACTCTTTATGCATGTTTAGCTTAGACACCAAACCAGAAGTAGTTTAAAACACAGGCGGATTTGTAAAAGCAGAACAAGCTTTACAACCTAAGGCACCAGCCGGACAACTAAAGACTCATTTCAATGAGATGATTTCTTAAAGATGTAGCCGATTTTCCAGTTAATGTCGATAAATCCACAAACAGAATCGGAGACGAGAGGACAGCCCTGGCGGAGGCCAACACGCTCAAGGAAGCTTACTGGTTTTGTGCTGAGAATGCAGACACAACTATCACTTTGGTCATACAGGGACATGATGGCTAGAAGCCACGCCCCCAGGACCCCATACTCCTGCAGGATGCCCCACATGACCCCCCCGAGGGACACAATCATAAGCCTTCTCCAGGTCTACAAACTACAAGTAGACCGGATGAGTCTACTCCCATTGCCCCCAAGAAGCCCTGCGAGGGTaaagagctggtccactgtccAACGGTCCAGGACAGAATAGCCCAGATAGTTAGAGCACACCCTCCAGTTCCCCCTTTAAAAAATGGGAACCCCAACCTCAGCCAATTCTTTAGCTTACATTTGACAAATtatcaaaaacatacaaaaatgcatttaaaggcCACATattgtcttgttctaaatccactctgatcctgtatttggtcatgtctataaacccctctatttcagccctgctcagaacaggctgtttctgtgtctgtacctttaaatgtaaataagctgtgactgaccacgccccctctctggaagggcttgggtgtactctggctttctcgcaccatgttctattgtttacagtgagaaggcagactcagaggtcagaacaaacacctagctgtgggagtgtcacccacctgggggaggggttactgccctttgtgatgtcatgaagagaaaatctccaaacggcctgtttgaccacacattttctgaaaagtggagcaggcaaaagacggagatgatggacttttctcatacttgggggttttgtagacagactagggacacatattagtggaAATAAAACATGGTAATTGTATTTTGCAATATATGTGCCCTTTAAATGGttgcatatatttttttaaaatagcctTAAGGTTTGTTCTTGAACCAACAGAAACGTCTCTGTGGTGCCTAATCATGCTCCAAAACAGTTACAATCAATTAGAACAGAAAACAGTGAACAAAGCCGATGAGAGTTTAAACTATGACTGATGAGATGTTCATTTTTCAAGTGCCAAAGCACACGTGCTAAACTACACAAAGCTTTAATTAAACAGTCGCCAACATGCTGGTGGCCTTTGGGGAATCGTTCCTGTTTATTAACAGCATGTCTTTCACTCATTTGTAATGACACTTTGATTTGGTGTGACTACAGAGAATCGCAGAAGCATGTTGCGGAGAAAGGCGCTTAATTAAGTACACAAACGCCTACTTATGAGGAGTTGTACTTTGGGAACTGCCAGCAGCAAAATGTTATGAGTTTGTCCTCTTCCCTGCAGTGGGATTTCAAGCTACGCTATGGAAAGCGAACACGTAAACATGGGAATTAACCCAAATATTTCCTTCCCAACATGCTTTATATACATTTCAATTTAAATGGGAAACACTGAGCAGGAATACTTAAAAAATCCAACCAACACATGTGATTATTAACACTTGTTGTGTTGTAAATATTGACATCCTTTAAACCTCTGAGTGGACCCCAGTTCTGACTCTCCATCAGTGCTGTATTGTAGTTAATCCTGACAGCTGTCACCTGGGAGTTTAAGAATTATACAAATTCATCAATACCAGGAAAGACGTGATAAAGAAAAATATCGGCCATTCCAAGATTTTTGTTCTTCAGGAAGCTATGACTAAAAATTCCTGGAAATGAGCTGCGTTTCTACTAAGCCAGGAAGTACAGAAGTTAAGTCACACAAGCCTCTGACAATTGAGTAGTAAAAGTGGTACATTTGTTTGTGCTATCAGGTAGCCAGTCTTCCTGCAGTGTTAGTATTCTGTTCTTCTGAAGTCTGTATGACGGGTATAAATGTGAGAAAATGTCAGAAGAGGTTAGTGTACGCTTTTCGAACCTTTGAAGTTAAAGAAGCCgctttgttttaaacatgagGCCAGTAAGAAAACACCTTAACTAACAGTACATTATTCCTTttggccaccagggggcgactcTGCTGGATGCAAAAAGAAGTGTGAAGGAAGTTATTCTACAAAACAGTCTGAATGAAGAACAACAGAACCCAATCCAATCTGCTGTAATGCAATCCTAAAACCCATCTGCTGTCATCTGAAGACAATTTAGCTTtcaataagatttttttttttagatatctTCATGCAAGTGTAGCTAACAATTCTCTCTTAAATGCTGTTTCCTAAATCCTCAAGTGGCTGCTTTGACACTAAAAAATCCCAATGCTTGCAAAAGGTTTTGACGGAAATCCTTTATAGCTAACTGAAAACCCCATTAAGTTGGTCGTGGCTATATTATCTTCAGACGACAGCTGattgtagtgttgtagtcaaggccacactaaccgagacgaagacataccagagaccagagtgctccgagaccgagacatttagggactcagaccaagtcaagaccgagaccaaggcagggctagaccgaggcaagaccaagacaataaatatcaatcaaaaatCATCCACTTAGTTTagggtgttttccttctaatcacagtaatggcGTTGAAgaatagccaatcagtggtggtcttgactggtcttgatttaaaatctggagtccacccagtctgagaccgagacaagaaaatgtaaaaatgcttttgattccgaaacgagaccttcaaaaagtggccTCAAGATACTACCACACTAGCTGATGGGTTCTGAGATTGGAGATATGGCAACGTGTATCCCACTCTTATTAAAAGTGTTGTCACTTCTGACCTTCATGATACAAACGGCACTTCATATACCTCTGTAAAGGGGAatcaaaaatgcatttaaagggCACATTTTCCACACTGTTGTTGTTCCACacttcaataaaaataacaccTTCTGCAAGCCTGTCATTCTCTCTCAGTTGAGTTGCATAATGTAAGGACATCATAGCTCATATCAGACCAGCCAACataacaggaagtcacatacactgAGAGTGAAAATAAGAGCAGATGAGTATGTCGTTCATTTCTGTAGTAAGGAAGATGAAGTGTGAGAACATGGGTTAAGGTCCAAAGCAGTATAGGGAACTAAGGTGCCCGGACAGCactaaggattttttttttaaataagtcactctagaggagcagcagagatgCACAGGTTGTTTAAGGCACAGGCGACTTGCACAATCTTATCAAAGGTTGAGAGGTTTGACGTGCGCTCAGAGGTCGTGGTGAAGGGGCTCTCGACGGGGCCTGTGAGCATGGCGTACCTCTGCTTCACAATGGAGATCACCCTCTCCACATGCCTCTGCACACTCAGCGTCCCAGAGGAAGAATCAGTGAGGGTTGAGCCCTCTGAGCTCCCGTAGCTCCTGGCAATTTTAAATATTGCTCCCCTGGCGGCAACAGAATCTGCAATGTCAAGATCACGGTTTGCCAGCACAACGTCTCCTGGAAGAAGCTTGCACAAGAAGCCACAGCCTTCAGCCAGGCCTTTATCACTGACGTTTCCCAGAACGCCCCTGGAGACGAAGGTGACAACGCCTTGAGGAGCCACACCAATTAGATACTTTAACACATTATAGCTCATCCCCATCCCGTGCTGTAGTTGCTGCTGGTTTCCCCGGGAAACCGGCTCCTCAAAGGGCACCGTGAAACAGTCTATGATGACAGCACAGTCGGGGTGGGAGGCACAGAGAGCCGCAGGGAGGTTCTTCCGGAGCTCAGCTCTGGAGGGCCAAAAGACGGCCGTCGGCACCAAAGTGGAGGACATGATGTTAACCATCTGGTGAACAGTTCTGGTTACCATGCTGACTTTAATACCGAAGCGATAGGCCAGGTCTTGGTTGCGAAGGTCCAGGCGGAGTCGCATCAGGGTAAGCAGCAGCTGCTGGAACTTGGAGAGCTTCATGTTCTTCATCCCATCCATGTGAGGTGCCAGCAGCCACATGACTGTCTCTAGGACAAAGAAGTTTGGTAGACCGGTGTAAAACTTTACTTTCTCGGCATCGTTCCTTAAAGAGCTCTCAGAGAGCGACATTCTCTCCACAGACTCCCTGAGGGCCTGGTTCTCCTTCTTCAGGGCTTTCAGGAGGTCGTCAAAGTTCCCTTGTGCATCAGACGTCTGAGCAAACTTTCCTTTCTTGCTGTCACTCATAGACTCATCATAATCCTCATCGTCTTCATCTGTGCTGATAGAAGAGGAAGCACTCTCCTCCACATGGCTCTGTTGCTCCCTCTCCTCAGGATGCTTGTCCTGGCCCTGCTCCCCTGACACAGAGCTGCCCTGACCCTGCAGGAACAACAAAGCGTTTGCCGCCTCTACACGAGCCTCCTGCTTGTCCAGCACCTCCAAGGCACCCGGCTCCTTCATCTCCGGGGATAAGGGAACTGATGTGAACACAGAAGGAACATAATCTGGTGAACGGGGATTCTtcacctgtttacctgcatgtgGGGAAAGAAGATGTGGTTGGCGGGGAGGTGGTGAACATTTTAAGAATTTGAATTGCTTATTACTGTATATCCCCAGATAACTGAGGGAAGTGATTAATAAAGGTTCTATCTATCTCTTCTTGTGTCAGTGAAGGCTGCCTTGTTCTTCTCTGTAGGCTACGTCtcattttttcattgtttcatgGTTCTACCATTATGATTGCAGCTTTGTGTGGCACTTGTGTTTGAGACAAAATTCCCTCAGGGGACAAAAAGGTTTATCCTTCTCCTCAACTGAGTTAATGCATCCATTAAAAACCACCATGGAAAATTACgacatgaaaaacacaagagcCAGTAAGCTAAACAATAAAACGAAGACATGAACTGTTGTccaacaatgtttacattaaaatgtgtatctattttcaaaatgtattaaaaacaaaactgtcacTGGGATGCAAGTTTGCGCATCTTAATGAATAGCAGGCTTCAGTGCTGCACAATTAATCTCCAAATTCATCATTATCGCAGTATGAGAATTTGCAAAAAACACATCGCAAAAATCTGAATTTAGTGtgataattaaaacaatttattttacagaaacaagTGAAACGTTCTACCACAGTTTGGTTCTACCCACCAGGTGGGAGCCAGGGTTTACTGACCATTCTTTAACGCTATTTTTATAGTCAGCTAGCAGCTACACGCAGATTTATTGGTACCGGGTTTCAATGTGCTGTTTTTAATATGATGAATAATggataaagtaaaataaaaataaaagttttatacAGGGgctcttcatttgtttttgttttgcctaTCATTATTgcaattttgaaaaatgttaacCAATATCATGCAGGCAAATTAGGCCAATTTAATTCTTATAAGCCTATCCTACTGTtacaaaaatattgaaaatatattCTTGATTTGAATCAATCTGCTGTAATTTCAGGTTTTTATCTTTTGGCATATGACTTCTAATAACTTCACGTAGCCTACTTTGATAACTTACAAGTTAACTATTGCGTAATCAAATATATTGAATTAATGTCGATTATGACCATAACTTGATGATTTAGATTATCATTGTGTGCAGGCAATTGTATTAAAGTGTTGTAACATTACATACGTTACCCTGATTAATTACGACACTTGCACATACATTTAATCAAACCGTATTTAGAGAGAGCAATAAtccaaaatcaaagaaaaataattttagaTACCTACTCTTAGAATATCCGCCTGTctgtaaatcaaacaaaacaatacgATATAAAACAGAAAGTACAATTCGTTTCCTGCAGTCATACCTGAGATGAAGTGAGTACAGTCATACCTGAGATGAAGTGAGAACAGTCATACCTGAGATGAAGTGAGTACAGTCGTACCTGAGATGAAGTGAGTACAGTCGTACCTGAGATGAAGTGAGAACAGTCATACCTGAGATGAAGTGAGTACAGTCGTACCTGAGATGAAGTGAGAACAGTCGTACCTGAGATGAAGTGAGTACAGTCGTACCTGAGATGAAGTGAGTGAGATGAAGTGAGTACAGTCGTACCTGAGATGAAGTGAGAACAGTCGTACCTGAGATGAAGTGAGAACAGTCGTACCTGAGATGAAGTGAGTGAGATGAAGTGAGTACAGTCGTACCTGAGATGAAGTGAGAACAGTCATACCTGAGATGAAGTGAGTACAGTCGTACCTGAGATGAAGTGAGAACAGTCGTACCTGAGATGAAGTGAGTACAGTCGTACCTGAGATGAAGTGAGTGAGATGAAGTGAGTACAGTCGTACCTGAGATGAAGTGAGAACAGTCGTACCTGAGATGAAGTGAGAACAGTCGTACCTGAGATGAAGTGAGTGAGATGAAGTGAGTACAGTCGTACCTGAGATGAAGTGAGAACAGTCATACCTGAGATGAAGTGAGAACAGTCATACCTGAGATGAAGTGAGTGAGATGAAGTGAGTACAGTCATGAAGTGAGAACAGTCATACCTGAGATGAAGTGAGTGAGATGAAGTGAGTACAGTCATGAAGTGAGAACAGTCGTACCTGAGATGAAGTGAGTGAGATGAAGTGAGTACAGTCATGAAGTGAGAACAGTCATACCTGAGATGAAGTGAGTACAGTCATACCTGAGATGAAGTGAGTACAGTCATGAAGTGAGAACAGTCGTACCTGAGATGAAGTGAGTACAGTCGTACCTGAGATGAAGTGAGTACAGTCATGAAGTGAGTACAGTCGTACCTGAGATGAAGTGAGTACAGTCGTACCTGAGATGAAGTGAGTACAGTCGTACCTGAGATGAAGTGA is a window of Labrus mixtus chromosome 13, fLabMix1.1, whole genome shotgun sequence DNA encoding:
- the LOC132986860 gene encoding uncharacterized protein LOC132986860, producing MTSQTFFFFHPLVGHHFGSQNTQQIVAHTSTLLRGLTMVHTCVVAGCRNRRTPGTTLSFYRFPRDPERKQRWIAAVNREGWVPNDGSRLCSTHFISGKQVKNPRSPDYVPSVFTSVPLSPEMKEPGALEVLDKQEARVEAANALLFLQGQGSSVSGEQGQDKHPEEREQQSHVEESASSSISTDEDDEDYDESMSDSKKGKFAQTSDAQGNFDDLLKALKKENQALRESVERMSLSESSLRNDAEKVKFYTGLPNFFVLETVMWLLAPHMDGMKNMKLSKFQQLLLTLMRLRLDLRNQDLAYRFGIKVSMVTRTVHQMVNIMSSTLVPTAVFWPSRAELRKNLPAALCASHPDCAVIIDCFTVPFEEPVSRGNQQQLQHGMGMSYNVLKYLIGVAPQGVVTFVSRGVLGNVSDKGLAEGCGFLCKLLPGDVVLANRDLDIADSVAARGAIFKIARSYGSSEGSTLTDSSSGTLSVQRHVERVISIVKQRYAMLTGPVESPFTTTSERTSNLSTFDKIVQVACALNNLCISAAPLE